TTAACCCTGTTAAAATGGTAATCTATGGTTGTCAAACCGAAGATAAGGTTGTTTTGtgaatatgtgtatataattcAAAGtctattacatttaaaatatgctcTTCTGCTGTACACATTGctttatttaagtgtttttggcTATCTTTGCCTTCATTAGGGTTGTGTCTGAGGTTGTTTCAGTAGTTCCTTATATTACAAccaacttttaaaaatattctttcacaaaaataataactataaaatataaaaaagttatataaagtaataataataataaatataactaCCTTTGACTGCatgcatttaaatacatttctaaaaacaattaTAATCCAGTGCATGGTGCTTCTTGAATTGCATCCATAGATGTATTTTAGAATTTGTTTTAATCACAGGCTAAACAAGCACATTTTCAGAAACACTAATAATTTAGGTTTTAAATGAAGCATGATGTATGCATTTCGCATGTCActtcttctgttctgttctgctTTTCCATTTAGATATGGCAAATAGGTTAAAGCACTTATCTTGTCTCTCTATCTTTGTTCTTCAGTTATTTGAACATTAGAGACTGACTCGTTGTGAACCATGTGTCCCTGCAGGGAGTGCACCAACCTGGAGATCCAGGTGGACATTGAGACCAAACCCAGCCATCTCTGCCTGACCAGCGAAGAGGACCTAACTCcgccccccggctctgctgccATGGCGACCGTCACAGGCGTGGAGGAACCTCAGGACTGCAGCTCCAGAAGAGGCGGGGCTCTGTCTGGCTCGGTGTCCGGACTGTCACCGGGAGTGTCAATCAGAGACGGACTCAGAGACGTCACCCTGGCTCAACCGGAGAGCATCCGCAGTGACCTGGAGATGTCGGACACTCAATCAGACGACATCGCAGAGCTGACGTCAGACGACTGTGACTCCCCTCACCCGAAAAGCTGCCACCTGGCGGCCGGCCAGCAGCCCCCCTCCTGCCGAGCCCTGAACCCCTCCGAAGGCCTTCACTGTCCCGCAGAGAGCAACATCATCCTCTACGTCTGAGAGAACAGCAGCTTCTAGCATTGCACAGAAAAACTAACAAATCCCCCAACAGTTAACAGCTGAGCTCTCCTTCACGTCatagctttctttctttttgtttgtcatcTTGTTTGCTGCTTTTGCGACTCACAGACACCGTCTTAAACACAGACAGGCTTTGTTTACCTTTGTCTGTCTTGTCTATCTACCTGTCAGTCGACTCACTGAGTCAGCTGTCAGGATTCTACCTCTGTGATTTATAAGAGAATGATTCATGTTTACTCCTTGGTGCAAAATGCCATGGCTACTTAagcaaaaacaagaagaaaaaaagaggtacAAAATGTTATGAAATTGTAAAATTTAAGGTGAAAGGTCACCGAGCATAGCAGAGGGACTGTTGGGTAATTGGGATGTTTGCTGAGGATGAAGGGGAAGTTTCTAggtgtgtgaatgaatgtggACTTTGTACTGTTGtggctttcttttcttcttttcttctatttatATTCAGATgactttaaaattgtattatttgctGCGTGCATGTTTCTGCATGAGCCATGCCTTGTGTGAAAGGTTTTAAAGGGCAGCGAGTTTGTGTTACACTGATGAAAGTTAAAGTTTACTTTAGAGGATGAAGCTGTACTTGAATCTTCCCtgcacagaggaggaggaggaggaggaggaggaggaggaggaagacaaaaaataagACTTACAGAAATATGATTGAGTTCGGACAATGACAAGGCAAGGCCAGAAGACCCTCTGGTGAAATGGTCTGAGAGAAAccattttgttatattttgttcaGGTCAATGACAGTGTCGGACACTCTGGATGGTTTAAACAGTTAAGGTCAGCCCAGTAAATAGAACAAGTCTGTTCTTCTAATTCTGCACTGAGATGTACATCACACAGATGTACACAAATAACCCACTGAAAAACTATTGTAAATTAAGTTAATCTCAAAGTCCTACTGGTTGCTATGATTCAAGCTAAATATTTACCTGTGTTCTGTAATCTACAGTTAAATGGTGAAGATTACAAATAGTGACCTTCTTGAAAGTGGAAAGGGATCCAGTCTCCCTCTGGTGCTTGAACGTTACACACTACaatttaaaacagcaaaactaTTTTAGACTCAGattttaataaatcaataacTCATTGTTCAGATGTCAATGAGTTCCACCTCTTAAATtattacatggtttaatttcaaTAACCTCTTTCCCCCCAAAAAGGTCAAATATTTGACGTAAAAAGGCAAAGATCCAGTCCAATGTCCGAAGaaactgaaatttaaaaagattgaACAATACCCACAAACAAATACTAACCTCAAAGATAATCAGTTTAATATTACATATGACGAAGATGCCTGAACCAGACAATGTTTGGAATcttttggcttaaaaaaacaatgacattattaatttattatcaaAGTAGCTGCTGATTACATTTTGTCCGATAGAATAATTATTTCAGttgtaatttgtaaaatatattgtaaaaattGAACTACTAAACAAGAGagcttcaacagggggtcctcagaTTTACTGCAGGGGGGCCCCAAGTTAATGTTAAATcttttttgaatatgtttaactttaaaatatgaTATGTAAATACatcatttaatattattttaatagcttagtattctatgcaccATGAAAAGGTATGtaataaaggctttaggccaccctacacTTGATTGTAGGCTCACTTTAAATatgcaactttattttatacaatatctATATTAGGGGGTCCCTGATCCGTCTCTCTTTTAGCTAAGGGGCTAAAAATTGTTGAAGACCTCTGTACTAAACAGTGAACGCACGCCTTCCAGCCTGACCTGACACTGCTTACGTCTTGGCCGGTCACTGTcagaactctctctctctctctctctctctctctctctctctctctctctctctctctgtggttttGGTTCTGGAGTGTGTCGTGATTGGTCCAGTGTTTGACAGTTGGCTGCCTTAAAGACACTCACTGACCCACACAGCACACAGTAACAGGACTGGTTTTGGTTTAACTGGCTGTCTGGCCCACTTGaacactgtctgtgtgtgtgtgtgtgtgtgtgtgtgtgtgtgtgtgtgtgtgtgtgagagaatgaaCTCCTGATGAATGTATTTGTCccactttgttttttgaatgaGCACTTGTGCACTTTATCTGAATGTATCgtatctgtcttcttttttgctATTCATCATCTTTTCCTATAAGTGAATTCAGTTGCATACAAAGGCTGTGGTGCAACCAAAATGAATCACATACCATCAGGCCTTTTATGTTGGATGTAACTAAAGAAGAGTTTGGCTCCAAAACATCATACaaccacaaaataaatactttcttattttattttattttttttaccagtgaTCCAATGTCAGTAATTGtcttatttctttatatttcactttgttagtttttcatttttttaaagtcagtttcACTTACTAGCCTGAATTGCTTCTCAGCTTTGTATCACCTCTGTGCTTCAGTTTAAAAAGGTTTGTCACCAGGTATTTCCCTTTAATCTGCGGGGGATCCACTTGGGAACATTTTtcatctcagagtagctttatGGATTTAGCTGCTTATACAACTTGGCAGTGATTTGTTTGGTCGGCACTTAACACTTgtttctgcctgcctgcctgtgagaaaacacacaaataaaccacGGACAGAAACCCAAACTTCCTGAAAGAGTCGGAACGAGTGTTAAtgggaaaagaaatgtattaagAACCCGGTGGCCCTGTCCTTATTTGAAAAAGTTTAAGAGTATATAGATAGCAATATTTAAGTGttattatattgtttgtgtgtttcctgttaaAGCCCTTCCCCGTCTGGGCTTGTACATGCAGGACTGTGAACGACAACTTGTGGACctttgaggaaaaataaataaatcttatgTTGCCCCAAAGCACAGAGTAATTGTCAATTGTGTtgtttaagagtaaaaacaagtgaaagctGTGAGAGACTATATTGATAAATGCATGTAACGGGAATTATTTCTGAAATATTGTCTTTAGGTAACCGAAGAAGTTATGAGAATATGAAAACGTTCACaatatatagaaataaatatatagaaaaaCTCAACTTGAGTTGCTTTTGGCCGCTTTTACgttgtttattttgaaatttaaagtTGCAGTATGTTGAGTAGGAATACATAGTATGtgttcaaattaaacaatactgTCCCCACATTTGTCcataaaccttaaaaaaaaaatccatcccAAGTTTGAAGTTTTGGCGATCCAAACAACACAAGGAAATAAGTAGGAGAATATGCAAACAGTCTTTTGCAATGTAATCAACTTACAAGTCCAACAGTTAAATTATGCAAGGCTCGAGTGGCTCGAGCAGGATGGTGGGGaaatatttatacaaaataaaagagcaTGTTTGTACAGGAGGAGTGAACATGGACTGTCAGGGCAGAACATTATTACTGGTTTTAGATATACAGGTTTcacaaattataaaatgtgaaaacaccCAACAGGAGTGTGAGCACCCTGCAGGATTAACTCAAGGTGTGGTGTTGTAATGAGGTGTGTACTGTATAATGAGGAGCAGAGAAGCTTTCCATTTAACGCTATTTATACTCCACTAAGACCATGTACGTTTTACctaactacatttatttgatcaaTTTAACTGTTATCTACTTTACAGATTCAGATTACTTTactaatatataatttttatattattatatataaatatttgtatgttattgttaacaaataaaacttgataGATTATCACAGATTAAGGTACACGGTAGGTTCAATAGTAATTAAAATCAAGCCCGCTTTTACAATGTGCATTTAAGtgatatgtactgtacattaatcTATCAATTATTACAATCAAATGTGATAAATTGTATATGATTATGAAACGGGTCATTCTGCACAATGAGTACTTTTCCTTTTGCTACTTCCAATATATTTTGATGAATGCAGGGCTTTTATCAGTACACTGTGGTACTGCTACTTCTTCCACCTATGTTCAAGTGTAGTTTTAGGAGTATTTACTGAATATTTAACCCAGTAGGCGGCGGTAATGCTCAGACAACACGTTCGTGTATCTTCACGACACAGCTTCTCATTTTACGGCCGTGTTTTGGCAGCCGTAAATCGTAACGTGTGGAGTCGGAGGAAGGTTAAGTTAAATCCTACAAAACACGgtaaatacatgtgtttttttgttatttggtgGTCCTTCAACATTGCGTTACTTATATCGACTCGGTGTAGAGTAGttttagtgtttaaaaataGCGCCAGTTCGTAAATAGAGTAAAAGGAGAGCGGCCTGTGGTTAGCACGAGCGAGCTGTCATTGAAGGAGACTTTCGGGATCTGACGCGTTAGGATACATGACAACAAATATCTGACCACAGGACAGATTTATAGAAAGAGTTTTAGTTAATGTGTACATATATTGACTCAAATTACAGACATAAACGATTTGAGTGTTTTTACAaagaaagctagctagctagctagctagtagttagtgctagctagctagctagctaccttcAATAACCCTAAGGTTAACTAACGTTAGGCTTTAGTTAAGCAAAAGATATCTTCAGTCAGTGGtgcaaaccaaaaaaaagtaagataTGGTGCAAAATTCATTACACAAACAGGTACAGAACAATATACAAGACAAGACTCCAACATAACGTTAGTGCAAGTCAGGTATCTGACGTTAGTGGAAACAAATGTAAAGTGGCCGATTTTAATTCAGTTACGTAGTATATCATATTTTACTATAATATACCATGCtatgttaatattttctgtttttttcatcaaattCTATATATAATCCATCTCTATATTAATAGAGACAAACACTCAAGTACTTATTACCAGTCTGGTGTAGTTGCTGACTCTGCTTTGACTCTATCAACCACACCACTGTCACTTTACCTTGTAATATGTCTCCATATGATGTatagttttctatttttttctattcatattttagtttagttttctaTTTAACGCCTGTATTAACTATAACCCAGTTGGGAAAGGCTGCGGCTGCCTGTTCAGTCCCTGgttttaaatcaataattcTGTATCCCTTCCTACCAAATAGCCTTATGTAGTATATAATGTGCTTTATTTCATGCAAAGATTCAATCAGGCCAGTTGTCAGGAGGCATCTCTAGTGCCAGTTTCTCTCTATTGGGCCTCCCCCTAATCTGCGTGTTCCTTCTGTCTTCTCCACTACTTCCTCCTTCATTAGCAATCATGCCGTTTGTGGACCTTCAGTCACGGCTTGGCATTAACCTGGAcagctggctgctgctgcagagcgGACACCAGCCCAATAAGAGGGCGGCGCGCTGCCACGCCTTTGAGAAGGAGTGGATTGAGTGTGCCCACAACATCGGGCAGACCCGTGCCAAGAAGGAGTGCCAGCTGGAGTTTGAGGACTTCTACGAGTGCATGCACAGGCAGAAGACAGTAAGTGTCTGGGGGATGACTTTTTGCTATGTTAGGTAATGTGTCCTTTTTGCACATTGGAACTGAGCTCACTCACAATAATGTGCCTCTGCAGTCGAAACATGAATCAGTATGTCAGCAGGCAGTGAAAGTTAATGCTGTGAACGCAACTGGGACAACTGTTCTTAGCAGTTTGATAACGTGACTTTTTGTTTAATGGATCTGTCTTTCGCTTATAGACCCGCTATGATATAAACATGTTAGATCAAAAGGAAAAATGCcattaatattcttttttttttttgattattttattgtttaataaCATTGAATCATAGTGGATGTAGTAAGGATTTTCTCTCACCGGTGGTGCTTTAAGGttgttaaacaataaaacatgagaaAAGGGTTGACTACTCTTTAAATACCCTGTATCATAGCGTGTAGATAGTGTCTGCATCATTTTCCCCAGATAATAACCATGATGATGCTTACACTATCTAAACCTGTTTGCTAAATGTTATAAGTAAGTTATTATTGTAAGTGTAAATAGCACCGGAGACTAATTCTTTAAATAGCGTCAGAGTTAAACTGATGACTCTTGATggctgtgtgtgtcagcagaggagagacagacagatgcacTGTGAatgtgctgcagcagcaggatgTCCCTCGCCTTGATTCGCTCTCTAGCCACGTCTCATTCTCTCGGAACATGATGGAGATGAAGTGCTGATTTAAGATGATCGTCAGCTAAGACAACTTCAGACTCTGACATGAATTTCACATCAACTTAAGATGTGTTAAGCTTGAAATGTTATCCAGCTATATGTAGCTTTTTAACAGAACACCAGACCAGATCTGATAAGACTGGCTGCATCTCTGctggatttttttcattttgagcaACCGAAAATGATTTGGACGGATATCTGCATGTTAACAGCAACAGACCTGAGGTAGGGAGGTGTTCATCTAGTTCTTCCATGTCTCTTAACTTCACATGGTGAAAGGAGTAAAAGTCTATGTTAAAATCACTGCTATCTTTGGCTTTATCCTCCTTGGCTTAGGCAAAGGGAAACAAAAAGGTGAAGGGATGCAGAACATTCAGTTTAattctttgttattttccttttctaacACTTGACTaacctcttcttctctttctccctgcagCACCAGAGGCTGCACGCGATCCGCCAGCAGCGTGACAAGATGATGAAGGAGGGGACCTACACACCGCCACCCTGCCACTCAGGCAAGGCCGACGCGTCACCCTGAGGGAACACGTAACTGTCCACAGTTCTGTTCTTGTTAATAGTAAATCAGATATCATTATTTCCTGTTCGCCTGTACAAGTTTGCAATAAATGCTATCATTGAATATCTTGTCTTTTCCTCccatgtcttctttttctctctttttactgtGCACTGAGATATGTGCAGAAGCCAAGAATGAAAAACATGCACTATTAGTATTTATTGACTTATAACTATTGTACAAATCTCAATACTTCCAAATAATTTTCTtaatgggtaaaaaaaataactcattTGCTGTGATGTGATTCTGTCAGAGTTCACTGATTGCTTTGAGATTAAAATAAGGTATCCACAAAACTCAAAGTCAAACCAAACAActgtggtggaaagtaactaagtacatttactcaagtactgttcTTACTTGAGAGTGGAAGTACTTGTGATTTACTAAAGTGTTTTCATTGTCTGCtactttatatttctactccactatattTCAGAGGGAAAAATTCTATTTTTCACTCCCTCATATTTATATGCAAACAATACTTATTAGTTAATTAACAAATGAAGAtttttaccttaaaaaaaagtaaatactaaatacttccttactataaaaaataaatataaaaataacatcatAGAAATactgtttataacttttgtatAAAAACTATCAGACTAGAACTAAATGGTGTAAAAATCTGCTAAAACCAGTTTGTTGATCcttttatttgaatgattgtaacattttaaagatgttaCCTCATTGTatgctgttttatgtttttatactcAAAGCCTAATGCGGACCGTAGGTCGTCAGCTGTTTATAAATATTGGCCCGATTAGAGAAGCAATAAATTCCAAATGCCCGATGCTTTTTGATTATGAAAGTGGATAATGGAAACCAGTCAGTCTGGTTGTAATGACACAAAGCAAACCACTACTTTTTGCTTAATAACATCACCACAGCTGGTTAAATGATTTAATGTCCTTCCATCAGCTGTGCCTCTGCTGTAAATTGAGGTTTAACTGTAGTCCATTTTCTTAACCTACTGACCTTATTTTAGTAAATCATTACATGGATTAAGCGTTTAAATGCTCCAGAGGGCTGGACCACTCCGAGGAAAGACCGATATGAGTGGATGCTGTTTGACATCCTCGATTCAATTACCAGCGTCTAACTCTGACTGATGGGATTAGGAGGCTCTATGAAGCGCCACAAGATGGAGCCATGAGCAAAGATAATACAGACAGGGTAAAATCATCGAGTCTCTTTGTAGAACGGGCAAAGTTTCTTAATTTTCTGGTTTTACAAGCTACCATTTCTGCTCTCTTTGAGTCTCTAAAGCTCTCTAATGAGCAGCTGATCTTAATATTTGAGAGCCTGTCCACCAGCAAAGAAGTGGACgacaaaatattttctgttctgtAGTTAAATGGATAATTGTGAAATGTTGTGATGATAAATACTCAGAAGGATACAGAATTTGGTTGGTGGTAAGTACTAAATTGTCTTGGTATGGTGAGGTCTGCTGGTAATTTTAattctttagttttttaacTTCAAACCTCCATATTTCTAAAATCCTAAAAgaattttaagttgttttatttcattaataatTATTGGCTACATCTTGACTCTCCAGGTTGAGCTCTTGACCCCTGTTAAGTACACGTTTAAGAACAAGTACTAAAactgcattttcatttccaaacaCACAAGTGGAGATATAAACTGAATCCCCAGACTGTTAACACGAACGTGTTTGAGTATTGGAAGGGTGAGTTGAGGTAGCCTTGGGCAGTTCTGAGGTATCCCCACCATCAAAACTGTATGCTCAGTTTAATGTCACAAACCTAAAATCTGATTAAACTCCATTGAAGGTTTTGACTTTATGCCCATGTGTGAAGTTTTTCCACAAAGAATAACTCACACAGTAGAGCTTTGTCTGAAGGCAGTCCGCCTCATTGTCCTCTTGAAATTCAAATTTCCATTGTTAATGTGAAAAGTACAGATAATCCATGACTCACGTTATCACAAGTTTTCAAttgtttaaattgaattttttgtCTGAGTTCCCAGCCAAAGGCACCACCACTGACCAGTGTGTCAGGAGCTTCGGTTGTATGTGTCCTACTGCAGTTCTGTTTCTACTGAGGGATCATCAGTCCAGCATTGTTCAataattaactgaaaatgtaaGAACGAGCAGTGATAGAGAACTTTACCCTCTGTTTACCGTCACAGTGCATGTGGCCGGTCAGTGTATTAGCCGCTGTTTGATTTAAGCGACAGCAGCACAGATAATCCAGCAGTGTACTTCATTCTCTCTGAGTGTCTGTGGTGGAGAGAGGATGAGAGCATCTGGATTATTCTGCACCGCCAACAAGCACAGACACAGCAATCCCAGTGATACCCAGTTGACCCAGTGCCTTATCAATCAGGGTGCCAGACAGTCATGcaaaagacagacaggtcaACTAATACAAGACCACTTTCTCTCTTGTGTGATAACTAAAACAGAGCAGCATTTGGGTGGAGTCATGCTGCTACTTGATTAATAATAGTCCAATGATCACTCTCTTATAGCTCTTTaattggtctccaccaactcctgagggaaatagtCTTTTTATCGTCTAAATGCTCCACAGCCAGTCTCTAAATGTGTATGCGTCggtctgctgtttgctgctgagcAAGTTGTGGATTTTTTAGATGCTAAAGCTAAAGCTATGGACCATAAAACCCAAACAAGGAactgaaaaacactttgaacGTCTTGTAAAGCTGCAGGTTACTGCAGAGTGTGGTGATCATTTTTTATGTCATCATTGAGAGTAACCATGGCACATGATCATTTTCACCCATTGTCAACATAATGATTATTGCAGCTTTGAAGAGAGGATAGATGGGGGATGAGATGCAGGGGTCCCCTGTCTGGCCTTTGCATAGGGCCCCAGTTTAATCAAAGTGCAGCTTATCACCAAATTCTTTGGTCTGGGGACCCTTTATGGTCTGGTATTATGACCCTGCACACCAGAGGTCAGCCAAAACTGTGAATACCTTATTGGGGAGTTGTAGCCCAAATACAACTCTCCCactcctctccatctctccagcTGTAatcaatttgctttttttggagCTACTCTCTATCTTCCTCCAGCTGTTTGGAGAGGGAAgatggtctgtgtgtgtggagggaatATGTATAACCAGATGAAGCTACTATTGTGAATGAGTAGGCCTATAGCTGCTGCAAATATAGCAACGTGAACggccttttttccccttttcctccCTAAAttgagagaaagtgtgtgtggctgtgcgtgtgtgtcggCTTGGGTTTGGCGGTGCTGCTGACTCTGAGCCACGGATGACGCAGGAGTAGCCTAACGTTACAACAGAAATTTCAATTTCCGCGACACTTAACACACTCAATAGACATGGGTTAGCTGAGTGCCGGAGCCGTGAAAACAGctattagagagagagagagagagagagagagaaagagagagagagaggaccaGGAGAGGAGGGCTGGTGGGGGTTGTTGAGAAGAGAAGCGTGAGAGTCAGAGGGAGAGGCGGAATCGGACAGCCATTACCATTGAGGATTATAGGC
The genomic region above belongs to Etheostoma cragini isolate CJK2018 chromosome 14, CSU_Ecrag_1.0, whole genome shotgun sequence and contains:
- the ndufs5 gene encoding NADH dehydrogenase [ubiquinone] iron-sulfur protein 5 encodes the protein MLRQHVRVSSRHSFSFYGRVLAAVNRNVWSRRKVKLNPTKHAIMPFVDLQSRLGINLDSWLLLQSGHQPNKRAARCHAFEKEWIECAHNIGQTRAKKECQLEFEDFYECMHRQKTHQRLHAIRQQRDKMMKEGTYTPPPCHSGKADASP